The following DNA comes from Cytophagales bacterium.
CGGATACTTCTACCAGAAGGCTCGACAATGCCTTCGTCACCGACATAGACCAATTCTTGGTGTAAGAAGAGGTGGTAACCGACCAAATTGAAGTATACATTTTCCACAGGCTGCCAATTGAATTCCAGGTCCGTGCCATAAGCTGCAGGAAGTGTTTTGAGCGAGTCTGATTGCGTAACCACCCTGGCATCATTGCTATGAAAACCTCGAGCGAGTTTTAATCTGATTTGTAGGTCGTCTGATAGGCTTCTACTGATAGAAATCTTGGGGCTTAAGAAGCCCTGAGTGGCTGTGCTGATTGTCCCGGACAATTGATCTTGATAGGAAAATTTCAGGAAATCATATCTGATCCCAGCCATGAGATGCCATGTCTTGAATTGTGCTTCGATACCAGCCAGTCCATGCATATTGTCCTCTTCTATAGAACCGAATTGCCTTCTTTCAAGGTTTTCTGTTCGATTTCGGGTCTGAGTCAGCTCACTTTCAGCAACTCGATCACTTCGATTTCCCAGGCCTGCATTCCATATGATCAGGTTGCCTAAGAGGTTAAAATCAGACTCATATCTCGTTAACCCCTGCCAGATAGTTCGACTTTCGGCTTGCCGGATTTGGTCTCCATTGATGGGATCATTGAGAAAAAATGTGAAGTTGGAGTACAGCTCAAAATCATATCTAATCCAGTCCAATTGCGAATAAAATGATCCTTTCGAAAGGGCAGATTTGAAGTCAGTAGATAAACTCATCCGACTGGTAGTACCTCCTTCGGTATCATCAACAGCTCCGAATCGTGAAAGCCTTCCATTGCGTACCAGACGATCGGGAATTTGTCCTGAAGCAGTCCATGAGTTACTGAATCCCATCATCTTAAATCCCAACCATTGATTGGAACGCAATCGCCATTGCTCTTTCAACAGCAGGTTGTATTTTCTTAACCCTTGCGGACTATCAAAGGGACCTTCTGTGAAGTGGGCTTCTGCTGCTATATAGGATTGATGACGCTTGTTATTTAACAGATTAATCGACCCAAAGAGCCGACGCGTACCGAACTGACCCCAAGCCGCCTGAACCTGATTTTCCATGCGCGTTTTCGTTTGAAAGCTGACGTTTCCTGCCACATTGAAATTTCCCTGATCAGGATCGTAGGGTCCTTTTTCAAAATGGAGGTGTTGGACAGTTTCGGGGATCAAAAAATGTAAATCAGCATACCCCTGACCGTGCGCATGAGAGACCATATTGACGGGCATGCCATCTACATGAATGGCAATATCTGTTCCATGATCTAAATCAAAACCTCGAAGAAAAAGTTGCTCTGCTTTTCCTCCACCCGCGTGTTGACCAATAAAAAGCCCAGGTACGAGTTTGAGCAGCTCTTGAGAAGAGTTGAGGACTTTGGTTTCTAATGCCGCCTGAATCATTTGAAAAGAAGGGTCATAGCCTGGAGTAACGACGATGTTTTCAAATGAAACCACTTTCTCCTTCAGCACGAAGGTCACTTCGTCTTGTGAATTCCTAACCAACAAGGTGTCTGTAAAAAAAGCAACATGTGATACAATCAGTGTATCTTTTTGCGATAGTTGATTGAATCGGAAAAAGCCGGTTTCATCTGTGCGGGTGATATGATCCGAGTGGGAAGCCAGGACGTGTGCGCCAAAAACTGGCTGGCGGCTGGCATCCAGCACTTGTCCGGAAACCTGGGCATTTGCAAAACAAAGAGGTAACAAGCTTAGTACCGCGATAAGTGCGAAACCGCAAAATCGAAATTCCATATGATCTGGCGACTAATTGAAACGGGAGAAGAAATTTTAGTAGGGACTGGTATGGTAAGCCATGTTAACGATGGAGTCTGGAACCATCCATGCACTTACCAACCATTTCCAGTGTCCCCTAACCACTATTTATCAAGTATTTACAGATGTGACCACCTCCCATGTGAACGCCAAGGGAGACTATTCCAAACTATCGATTGAATTATGAAAAGAATTGTTGTAAATACTTTCATGTCTGGATATACGACTAATATCACTACCAGAGATTTATGAGTTGGAATAATTATTTGTTGTCCTTAATTTGAACCGATTGACTTGTTCGCCAAGCTTTGTTGAAACGTCACCCAAAGTGATAAATCGTTGGTTAAATTCTGTCATTCCTGCGCTTAGCTCAGCGGCAGAAGCAGCCACCTGATCGGTTCCTGTAGCGGTTTCTTCTGCGATGACCACCACCCCCTCGATCGCATCGGCGACTGATCTCATGAATGCTAGTTGTGATTGCGTATTCGATTGAATGACTTCCGAATGCTTCAAAGATTCCTGTGAAAGTTCCGCCATTTCCTTGAAGGTTCCAGAAGCCTGGAAAACGGCAGTTGCACTCTGGTTGCCAATGTATTCAATGGACCGAATATGCTTCATGGCGTTTTCTGTATCATCCATCGTTGATGTGATGAGCCCTTCGATCTCTGAGGCGGAAGCTTTCGCATGAGCGGCTAACTGACGAATTTGATTGGCAACTACAGAGAACCCTCGGCCTGAGTCACCTGCTTTTGCCGCCTCAATAGAAGCGTTCAAGGACAGCAGATTGGTTTGCTGAGAAATGTTTTGAATCATAAGGACGATCCCGGATATTTTCCTTGATCGGTCATAAAATGAGTCCAGTACGGCTACGGCATTTTTTGCCTCCTTCAGCAAATGATTCATCGCATCAACGGCATCTTCCATGTTCTCGATCCCATCGTTACCCTTTTTTACTCCCGTTTCTACCATGCGAAAGATCTCCTGACTTTGATGACTGATTTCTTCTGATAGACCCATCACT
Coding sequences within:
- a CDS encoding carboxypeptidase-like regulatory domain-containing protein; protein product: MEFRFCGFALIAVLSLLPLCFANAQVSGQVLDASRQPVFGAHVLASHSDHITRTDETGFFRFNQLSQKDTLIVSHVAFFTDTLLVRNSQDEVTFVLKEKVVSFENIVVTPGYDPSFQMIQAALETKVLNSSQELLKLVPGLFIGQHAGGGKAEQLFLRGFDLDHGTDIAIHVDGMPVNMVSHAHGQGYADLHFLIPETVQHLHFEKGPYDPDQGNFNVAGNVSFQTKTRMENQVQAAWGQFGTRRLFGSINLLNNKRHQSYIAAEAHFTEGPFDSPQGLRKYNLLLKEQWRLRSNQWLGFKMMGFSNSWTASGQIPDRLVRNGRLSRFGAVDDTEGGTTSRMSLSTDFKSALSKGSFYSQLDWIRYDFELYSNFTFFLNDPINGDQIRQAESRTIWQGLTRYESDFNLLGNLIIWNAGLGNRSDRVAESELTQTRNRTENLERRQFGSIEEDNMHGLAGIEAQFKTWHLMAGIRYDFLKFSYQDQLSGTISTATQGFLSPKISISRSLSDDLQIRLKLARGFHSNDARVVTQSDSLKTLPAAYGTDLEFNWQPVENVYFNLVGYHLFLHQELVYVGDEGIVEPSGRSIRKGLELGVKVEPYAGLFLHADINFAHSRFSDLEGGSNHVPLAPRWSGTFALDYHHRSGFQFGVTYSGMSDRPAIEDNSITALGYGITSAKCRYETKGIGVSIEIQNLFNVDWNEAQFATNSRLRDEPNAVEELHYTPGSPFFLKSALSFQF